The following is a genomic window from Maniola hyperantus chromosome 15, iAphHyp1.2, whole genome shotgun sequence.
taacacctttgttacctgttatctcccaaagccactatgatccaaactacACAGTCACTGATCtgagtgttggggacaatacgcaaataaactttcagcttttataaaattacgaagATCTGGCCCTCCCGGACTCtctatttatacctacctatctacctaccttttAAAACCCCATTTTAATTTCTACTTGCGTATGTTTCTACCCATATCTTGCGTTATTACAGACAATATGAAGCACAGGATACCCATTTTCATAATCCTTGCAAGCGCAGCAGCTGTGATCTGTATTCCACCTCCACACCCTGCTGTTGTGGCCGTCCGTCATGCAGAGGATCTTCTTCCGCCAGAACAAAGAAGCCCTGCTCTACGCAACCCACATCTGCTCCATGCTTTACAATTAACCAGTCTTCTTCATCACGGAGAAAGCCCGGTAAGTCATCCTGAGGAGTCTAATCTAATTTTCAACGTGTATTAAAGAAGGCCGGCTCGAAGGGGTGCAAGAGCCTGGCAGAGCACTCTTTAAAAGATAGGCATTTAATTTTTAGGCCGCAGCGCTGTGCAAGTTAAATTGCACGTTATTATTTAgtaacaagagtcgctatttattttaaaacgttTTTGGGGAGTGATCTTTCTGTATCTGAATTCTGAAAGATGCTAAGTAGtattctctaaattaaattgccTATAGGTATTAAATTACAGATGACTTTCAATATTTAAGTTGTGCAAGGAAAACCGAAAATCGTGCACCTACTATCCTCGATAACTTTTGTCCTCAAGAACAGCTCCAAATTATTCTATGGTATTAATTAACCGATGGTtacatacgtaggtaggtatatcttttgaAAGTGGtgatgcatttttttaaatctttatttagaCAGCTTGGTCGCTTATGCGGCTACGTTGCTCTATAAAGGTTACAAAGCTTacgtactatattattattgcttcctttgaaatttgaatgtgatattttaaaataattacttagttatctaaattatttaattttactagcgataaatgattttttttactaagtaggtacctatttgcttttcattTCATGAtacttaatttgtattttcttaTAGCTTACGAATATTTTTCAAGGTATTTGAACGTGAGGCAGACAGCGTGCCTCGACGAGAGATTTACAATATCCTGACGCACGCTGGCTTCATCGGGCGCCAGCACCTTAGGAATCAATTGCCGCCCAAACATCCACTCAGTCCACACGAATATCCTCCCAGTCACGACTCGCCTTTTGTATTTAATTCGGACGCTTTACAGTACTTGTGAAATGAAAAGTAAAATTGTAACAtataatacagtacgcggccgaaagtaacgtATATCGATatttagatagcagatttgtagagcgtagtcactgtcattgagactgacaaaacgtcatataggtatgagtgacagagacaagctatacaaagctgaaatgtatttctaaaggctgatgtacattactttctgccacgtactgtacctattacaTAGGGTCAGCTGCACTTCAGGTGGTTAAATTTACAAATATGAAACCGCTGACGTTAAAGAACTtgaaaaccagtcaagtgcgagtcgtactcgtacacgaaggcttccgtaccatcgtacaagaaataacacttttttttaattttcatggcggccattttgtaattattattatttgttgttatatcggcaatagaaatatacattgACTaagaaaatttcaagtctctataGTCTATATTTTACTGTTCATACATGATACAggccactgacagacagacagacgtacgtACTGACAAGGgaagcttagtaaacagtaataaggtcccgttggaaccctttgggtacggaatccttaaaAAACATATTGGTATACCTACACAAATAATTTGTACCTACCTTCATGCTTGATGTAACCCTGTTAACGGTTAGGTAATGCAACTGACCCTTAGTGGTACCACAGACTGACAGTGGACTACCTACCAGAAGTTCAACGAAgccgtctagacagagcaatcgtgctGTAATCGGTAACGAGCGTCCCGGGATCTCCGTAGTAATGCTGGAATATAATACCACAAGATCAAAtgcgtcggactactgtgtctcCCTATACTGTGGTGGTAAATAGGAAttgtatcataaaaattatttgtataaaaatgttttgtaaatattagttAGATACAAGTTATACATACCTTGATATAGTGCTATAATTatggattgttttattttatttcattgtgATCTCTACCACCATTAGTGATATTTCATATCACCGGATCGGACTGGATTTGTAGATAGATATGTAGCGGGCTATGTTTATGACCGTGTCATGTGTCCGAGggtctttttacccgactacggcaaagccaaaagttatgattttagcagtctatgtattgtatgttatgtatgtaggttgtatttatgtgtgttccaccaTGGCGCCTAAACTACTTAGCCGATTTTGGTGAATGACGTAAGTATTATAGTCCGGGTGACGTAGGCTACATTTTGAATgaacaaaatcaaaatgttgcacccaaaaaagtggggatctcaaaaaaaaaattgctatagGGTAGAGTAAATTTTGATTTCATAAATATCTACAGCATTAAAATATACTAAGCGACAggaaaacaattttactataatatttcagcgtttattaagacgatcgtaatggggttttagttttcaactttaccTTGTTCggtaaataacttatcgacagacaattcagataattattatttattatttatttcgtcCGTTAGTTGCATACCTTGGAAGCAAGGTCAATAGCAGGCAGCAGGACACATATTTTACACGAAAGTACCTAACTACGAAGCTAATTACATAAttgcttttaaattttttaaacgatAATGATAACAGAAAACATTAAATGCTAATTACTCACGATTGTACCTACTATTGCCTAATGGTACAATTATCTCATTAAATATGAAAAGTGCTTGCACAATACCTCCAATTATGTTGCACGtcaatgcatttatttgtaggtaggtacatattattactaattcCTTTGGTTTTAGCTCGTGTTGTCTAATGGTTATTAATGTTGAAAAGAGCTGAACGATAAAAATGCCTTCTAAATTTTCATGTATAGGTCACGTAAAAGATTATTGCGCCACGTGTACCTTTGCCGGGGTACGTTTCATTGCTGACGACACCAAACACTGGATCGAAAGgtaggatcatcatcatcattatcaaccagctggacataggtctcttgtggtCCACACGCTATgggcttgcgccgcctggagTCTGAacccagcgactccctgcgattcgtttgatgtctTGACAAAGGGCTAAACAATGGCGACCGCAGCTTTGGAAGGCCTCCACTAGGTAGGCAGAATGGTACGAtactttgaattaaaaaaaaaaaacgacaagAGCAAATTGAACTCGCGtagagagggttccgtacgatgaaTATGTACGTTTGTGTACGCCACATTGACAGATTTACCATGTTATTTTAAGATCATAGACTTCTTGGAGGTTTTGCTGTAAACTTTAAGTAAACAACTATTgtgtattttttcaaaatttattttagttcaAGTAGTTTCGGAGATAAGGGGGGATGGTCAATcttcatttattttcttaaataacttTAGAACAAAGTAttccaaaattaatttaaaaaattatttgagaCCCTTCCAacaagccctttcatttgatacctaTGGCTATGTCACAACTCAatagtaattaggtacctacctacctacggtttgcaaaacttttttataatttttgtaaattgccCTCAAAAGTGGCTCCCATAttcaatattcttttatttccGTTACCACTTTATACTTCTAGTCATTTTTTATCCAACCAACCTTTGTAATGTTTGTTCtatattttaatcatttttaagtaggtaatatcaatatcaataataatcaataatcaATAAATAGGTATCTATCTTTATATTCGAGCAGATTATTATGGGCAGTTCTTGTAATTCTCTCGTGGTTTGGCTCGGCTCTCCTTATAAGCTCAGCCTGGGAGGCATTCGTCAAGAGTCCCATCAGCTTTGGCGTGGAAACAACTTACCTGGACTGGGAGACCAGAGTTCCAGCCGTTGCCGTTTGCAATGTGGTAGCCAAAACCAATAAATaccaaatttataatattggaaacaagtaagtacctacctaataaagtaaaatttaatattaagtatttaatatgtaggtatagtacgcgacagatcgagatggcattcaaggagggaacgccccgcacaaccgcacagcctccgcgctaacccggtgcgggcgagcgcgggtgacgcgcgggtgtgtggggcgtcccccccgtcTCATATCCCAATTGCGATcctgacctgtcgcgtactgtaggtagatattttattttatgcttgGATTTCtatacatgatcaaatcagaaatgaagagatcagTAGGATAagcagagtaaccgacattgcTCAGCGGGTTACGAAACTACTAAAGTGGTACTGGGCAGTAAttcgaaaaaaccggccaagtgcgagtcagactcgcacactgagggttccgtactataatcgaattttatcgacattttgcacgataaatcaaaaactattatgcctaaaattaaataaagatctgttttagaatgtataagtaaagccctttcatatgatacctaccccatttgatatagcaatcttactttgaaagttgaaaatagcaatatttgttcatgaacacattttaatttttttcttgtgatgtataaccacaaattcacggttttcagaattttgtcaaatttcatgattctaggtcaacgggaagtaccctgtaggtttcttgacagaccgacagacagacaacaaagtgatcctataagggttccgtttttccttttgaggtacggaaccctaaaaacgatagacgttgggggcccaaggtgctagaatggcgacctcactgACTAACTATTAGCTGCCAGCTATTAGATCCCcagttgactcgataaccctttatGAATGAGCCCCCGGACCCGCGCCCCCAAAGTCTCCACGCCAAAAAGCACAAAACGAAGCTCCCACTAAGGAATTCATATTTGCCCCTCTTGGCCCGTTCGGCGCAGGTAACCGCTGTCTATAGAAGAGGTCGcctgaataaaattaatagtagCAGCTAAATAATGCACATTCATCTTGTATCCATTTGTTCCAGAATCTTTAATAGCTTCAAGTTTGATGACGAAATTAAAGAAATCATCTATTTTCGCGGCCGAGCTTTTAATCTTGTCAAAAATTGTCTCCCAGAAAATCGCGATCCGCAGTGCCCTCTCTCAAACTACAGCTACTATGCCTCTTTCATACTCAGCCCTTGTTCTGAGGTTTTAGCAAACTGTTcttacaacaacaaaaaatttgATTGTTGTGAATATTTTCAACCAATAGAAACTGATATCGGAGTGTGCTACATCATCAATTCTATACAAACTAAGTAAGTCGTGGTAGCCCTAttcagaactagctgatgcccgcgactttgttagCATTGTTATAGGTTCCGgcggaaattctttgatttaccgggaagaaaagtagcctatatagcCTGATAAtcttcagatctttaactatacctactatatccatgcaaaaaatgacgtcgatccgttgttccggcGCGATATTATAGGTACAAGTACAAGCTAATAggtacacttttgcatttatattacgAGTAAGTATTTAGATACGATGcttttactatttatatttcttTGAAAGTTTAAAGAACATCATTCTTTGTTCTTCTTCTAGAAATCCAAAAACATATCCGATGGTAAACAATGTCATACACAAACGTGGAGTTCTACGATTCAAATTATTGCGTGCGTCAATGGTAAAGTATGTTTTTGTgcgtttttagtaggtaattaaatgtcacattaacggtgaagaaaagcatcgtgaggaaacctgcatgcctgagggttctccataatcaaaggtgtgtgaagtctgccattccgcacttggccagcgggaCTATGCTATGGGACTGGTTTTAGGCATCAGTCCGAAAGGGTATGGGTTCGCATCCCACCGCTGTCACATGTAGTAAAACGACCAGCTGCTCGATAATGACTGCTTTATTACTTGAATTTCTAAACTACCTACATGCAATAGAATATcgtatactaagtaggtaactaactgCGTATACAACAGGACAAACCCTTCTTATTATGAGAGTAGATccttgctcagtagtgagccggtgatggattgatgatgatgattattcatTTATCTCTGTATAAACTAATAGTCACGTCGATACCTATTCGTAACTTACATTGGGGTATATTTAAGATATACACATTGGGAGAAGACGAGATTCCAAACATCGCGACTTTGCTATCGTCAACCCTACAAGTATTGTTGGGGAAACTATACCGGTAAGTGTTAACTAAGTATTCTATATTATGTTACAGACTCGTTTTGGACTCTATATCGATAAAAAATCATGCTTGCtcctattaaaattttaaaaattattactgGACTATCCAGTTTACGTACagctattttattataagttacaATTACAAGAATAGGTGTCtactaggtaaacgcgtcccagctaaggccacatcatcactttccatcaggtgtgattatgGACAAGCGTTTGCCTAGAtaatgaatttcaaaaattagcTATATAGTATActtagatttattattttattatcaaaaatacCTGGCTAAAGAAAATGTGCTCACTTTCAGTCGAGAAGTAATAGTGAAAAACATTGAGAACCACCCTCTAGTAGAACAGACGACTCTGGAGCAGCGTGTCTGCCGGTTCCACCATGAGAACGAAGATGGCCTTTACCCCCAATACTCCTACAGCGCCTGCATTATTCGCTGCCGAAAACTGGCCCAGCTGAAAACCTGCCAATGCAATGACCACTTTATGGTCGGagctagtaataatttaaatttacctactttttacccaCTAAGCCAAACACTTCGACGTCTTTCCACCCAGAACTTATATAATAGTAAAAGGTAATAGAGAAAGGAATAAGCTATTATATGGAACAGAGTCCTCAGAGAACACATCCCATGGCGAAATGCAGCCTAGAACCTATACACGGCATTGTGCTGTCGTCCAATACAATAAGTTTTGGCATCTCATTTGTGTGGAAAAATTACTGAATACCATTTCAACGAACATTGGCCTAAAAATTAATCAATCCATTTTTTAGTTAgaacttgactgcaatctcacctgatggtaagtgacgatgcagtctaaggtgggagcgggctaacctggaaggagtatggcagtttttattaaacccatacacctttggtttctacacggcatcgtaccggaactctaaatcgcttggcggcacggctttgccggtagggtggtaactagccacggccgaggcctcccatcagaccagaccagaaatttagaaattataaaattccaaatccctgccaggaatcgaacccgtgacctcccactaacaagaccacagcgcttaccactgcgccagggagatcgtcaaatTTCTCTTAGAATTGCCTAAAATCCTGCAAAAccctatttctttatttttaatcgaATATCCAAATACCAGTTTTCACAGTTAAACCTAATAAGCTTGAGAAGTTATGGAGTTTCATACTAACTTTCGTCCCCCATTTAACCTGCAGggtgaatttccgaaaatcgtgaaacaCGTAGTTACCTGTAGGTAATTCCTTCATTTTCAATcgaaacctaaataccaatttttatggaTACGTATAGCTTTAAAACTgacaaattttcatttcaaattacaagcccctattttacccccttaggggttgaactttccaAAAATTTTTTTATAGCGGATGCTTACGACGACGATACGATAGTGAGCTACTATACCAATTTCAGCA
Proteins encoded in this region:
- the LOC117989035 gene encoding sodium channel protein Nach-like, whose protein sequence is MPSKFSCIGHVKDYCATCTFAGVRFIADDTKHWIERLLWAVLVILSWFGSALLISSAWEAFVKSPISFGVETTYLDWETRVPAVAVCNVVAKTNKYQIYNIGNKIFNSFKFDDEIKEIIYFRGRAFNLVKNCLPENRDPQCPLSNYSYYASFILSPCSEVLANCSYNNKKFDCCEYFQPIETDIGVCYIINSIQTKNPKTYPMVNNVIHKRGVLRFKLLRASMIYTLGEDEIPNIATLLSSTLQVLLGKLYRREVIVKNIENHPLVEQTTLEQRVCRFHHENEDGLYPQYSYSACIIRCRKLAQLKTCQCNDHFMVGATEEEHCNITGMACLHDNFAYLTALKPPWAQRPGLVCDCLPSCNETEINVIEDMALPLHTENSKEAHVEIILAYLPTERFKRNVVRSRLDLVVSLGGTAGLFVGASLLSFVELIFFFTVRLINNVWIEKRKQNNNVHRNRY